GGTGGTGGAGGACAACAAAGAAGTGGGCAGCTTCGCCATGCAAACGTTAGGTGAGCTGGGTTATGTCGCCGTGTGGGTGGCGAATGCCAAGGATGCACTGACCGAGTTGGCTTTAAACGGCATGCAGTTTGATGTGGTTTTTTCCGACGTGATCATGCCGGGAATGAACGGCATTGACCTTGCTCAGGAGATTCGCCGACGGTACCCCGATTTGCCGGTGGTACTGACCAGTGGCTATAGCCATGTGTTGGCGCAGAAAGGGTCGTACGGGTTTGAGTTGTTGCACAAGCCTTACTCAGTGGAGCAGTTGTCGCGGGTTCTGCGCAAGGCGGTGGTGACTCAGCATCGTCCGGCGGGTTGATGGAATTTTAATACACCTCTGGAATCCATCGGTGGCGCATTAACAACGTTTATTTTGTTGACGGAGCCATTATGGATAACTACCACATCGAAAAAACCGGAACTTTCTGGTCATTGAAAAAGCGGGGTGCGGTTCATGCTTCAAAAACAGTAGGCACCAAAGAAGAATTGATCAAACTGGCCAGCGAGTTCCTCAGTGCGCGAACAGCATCGCTAAGGATTCATAAGGAGGACGGTACGATACAGGAGGAGCGTACGTATCCACATAGCGCCGACCCGTCGCAACCGCCGGGTTGAGAGTGCACACGTGCAGCATTCCAAGTGAACGATTGTCCTCATTTGCGAATAAATTCTCGGCTCTTGGATTTGGATTTTCACACGATTCGTTGGCACCAAATTTATTCGGGACACGTGCGATGTGGATTTCCTGATGGACCACGCTTTCAACTTCCCCGATACCTCATTTACGCAATAAACCACCGAGGAACAAACCGCTTGCTA
The nucleotide sequence above comes from Pseudomonas sp. AB6. Encoded proteins:
- a CDS encoding DUF2188 domain-containing protein, coding for MDNYHIEKTGTFWSLKKRGAVHASKTVGTKEELIKLASEFLSARTASLRIHKEDGTIQEERTYPHSADPSQPPG